The Lolium rigidum isolate FL_2022 chromosome 2, APGP_CSIRO_Lrig_0.1, whole genome shotgun sequence genomic interval ACTGTCTTACTAATTTTGGTTCGGGCTCTAACGTTGTTCTTCGGGAGCTCGAATTGGAACAACTTATAAGCTTGGTAAAGAAGTGAAGAGATCTGCTTAGTGGTTCGCCCGAAACCATTCAGGTAACTAGAGGGGTACTATTAAATCTCAACCGCTATATCCTTCACATCGAAGCGGTATCAGCAAATTTCAACCgttttttagagcatctccagccgcgtcccccaaaccgtcccccaaaccgcgccggatcgagcgtttgggggacgtgtttcgttcgtgccgcgtttgggggacgtcgctccccagccgcgtcccccaaacgccgccccaaacattaaaagtatttttttagctagaaagaaactatttaataatattcaaatcggttgaacataaacaaattatatataaaacttcgaaaaaatataattaaatacatataaactatctacttcttcttcttcgccgatggccccgcctcgtcgtcgtcatcgcggtggcgcttcctgctcgtcacctcttccgaagaggcggtgtcggcgctcgacgcgtcgtcgtcgccggtgctcgtcggctgcgccttggccttcgccttcgccttggccttggccttggcggccttcgccttggaagccttcgccttggccgccttcgccttcgcacgggccaccgccgccgccgcggcctcgctctcttcttcctcctcctcccagcccagccattcctcctcgctgtcaaccggcggcggggaatcgtcgccgctcgctcggcgtcccggctctctcccaccaatggcgccggccggcgaggctttccctcgctggaggtgtcggacgggagctgggagatgtagctcatcgtcgctggaggtgtcggatgaaggcttggatgaatggtggcgtgcgtacggcgtacgtacggcgtacgtacgggtcttattgagcgcggatgaacggcggcgcagaagtcgaagagagcagcggttgctcttccgaggagtcggcgctccattccggcggggttggcgcgtcgtcgacgcgcttgccaatgcgacggttccgcttctcgtcaaccgcaccgtcgctacgtatgtggcggttgagcgtccgagccgccgacgggtcggccccgcgcctcctcgcctctcatttcgttgtgtccggcgtgcccgtgcgtccccgtgggacggggacgggctcgggacgccggacaccgaatgggggcgcgccggacaaaaaagggctttgggggacgcggctggaacgctttttttgtccggcgcgccccaaatccctttggggacggtttgggggacgcgactggagatgctcttatgttttAGTGGTTGGTGTTTCAGAGGAGGGGCGGACCATTGAAGCAGAACTCAAAAATCAAATACGAGTAGTACTCCTACACCACCCTACCAATAATAAGGGCACACTAATTAGAACATGGAGAACTCGTATAGATGAAGAGCTGTAAACTGGACTTGACCGGAAAACAAGTTGTACTACAATGGCGCGGTGCGCTGCCGACCAGCCAAAACCGCgtggaaaagtaaactctatactCGCCCGTCGTCAGCCAGGCAGCCAGCGTCCGGTTCCTACTTCCAATCCACCACGCCACGCCCACGCTCACTTTCTTTCGCCTTTCCCCTCCATCGCCGAGTCCGTGGGCTGCAGCCAGGAAACTTCAGGACCAACTCACCACCGTCCCCCTCATACGCTACGCAACCTCCGCCCCCTTTAAATATCCTCCCCCTCTCTGCCAACTCCCTTCCATCGAGACTCAGATTTGCCCAGCTCTTCTTGGTTTCGATTgtcaagaaagaggatcggcctgCCATGGCTTCCAAGCGGATCTTGAAGGAGCTCAAGGATCTGCAGAGGGATCCCCCGACCTCCTGCAGCGCAGGTAGTTAATTGGTTTCTTCCCCCCTTGCCTAGCTCTCTTTAGCCTTGCTTTATCCTGATGAGAGTCATAGAGCTCGTGGTCTCTTGGTGCTAACTGTCTGGTTTACGCGCTTACTTGCTTGAGCTGTCGCTAGATCTACGTCAACGGAACTGTTGTGTTGTTAGATCGAACCGATTGCTCTTAGATTTAGGCACCGACGTGGAGATGGTTTGCTGTCGTGTTGGCGTCACCGGATTTGAGAACTGTTGGCTGGTTGGTTCAGTGTACGGAATTTAATGAGCTAAACTTTCCGGTGTATATATAGCTCTGCCAAAAACCAATTGGATATTGGATAAGTGCTGCGATGTGCAACGCCAGAATTATCGAGTTACCTGGCATGTAGCAGGAAGCTAGATGCAGTAGTAGTTACTCAACTCTTCAGGAAACATCAGATTTGTGTTTCTAAAGGTCAAGATTGAAAGACATTATTATTACTTTTGAATGAACCTTCAAATCAAGCGCATGCCATTGGAGCAAGGAACGGCTAAATTCAGTTTCCAGAAACATAGGAAGAGAACATGATCTCATGCACCAGCATATCGATTCAGGATGCGATCTTAAATCATGGTTTCCGCAGTTTAGGCGAGGTCTGACTTATAGCTGTGGCAGCTACCGCTTTGACATTACGGAAAACTGTTGCCAGGTTTTAAAATGTTTAAGTAAAATTTCAAATTCGAGATAACTAAGAAGAAGCCACCAGTAATTTAGATATACTAATACATCTCCCTAGCACCATTTCCAAAGTGTCGAAACGCTGAGCCAGTCAAACTACCATTACAACAGGTCAGAGAATCAGACGTCACAAGAATTGGGATGCCACCATactagttttttattttatttctcaaggGATTTGGTCATATAGTGATATACACGGCAGTTCCACAGTTTATCCAAATAAGCAAGCATTCACTTGTAAATGTTCTGTCGGCCCAAAAAGTAAGGCCCTGCATAGAACCATGCTATCTGCAAGTGCGTACTGACATTGTGTCTGAGTTTAATTCTGTACATGTGATTACTAAGTTCTTCAGAGTCGTGTGCATTATTTTTTACATGTGTATGACTGATTCACATCCTTTTTGTGTCTATCAGGGCCTGTGGCTGAAGATATGTTCCACTGGCAGGCAACGATCATGGGTCCATCAGACAGCCCTTACAGTGGTGGTGTCTTCTTGGTTACAATACATTTTCCTCCGGATTACCCCTTCAAACCACCTAAGGTATAGACAGTAAGACATTGTTATATACGGGATGCATTACTTCACTGGTTTATACTATATTATATATGGCCTATAGCCCTATACAAGCAACTGATAAATCAAGATCTGTTATAGTGTTCTAAAAGTTCGCAGGTGTGCGATATTTTTTGAGTTGCACAATTAGCATAGCACTAACATGATGAAAACTTGATTTTTCCCCCTTCATTTGGACAATTAGCATGGCTTTTCACATGGTGGAAACTTTCTCATGTTTTAAATAGGCGTTACTTGTTTTTCCTTTATATGCATGACACTAGGTTTTTTATAAGAAGCTAGCAATACCACAGTATCTGTCGTTTAGTGGATCCCATCTAGTGAATTGCAATTGTGGTAAGATTGTAGTTCTTCCTAAAATCAAACCATGTAGAGGATTTGTGCTCAGCTTGCATATAATCTTAAGCAACTCGCTTGTCCAAGTGGAACTTCATCTTCTGTTATGTTTGTACCTGTGTAACTATTTGTTATAGTGTATGCAGCAGCTGTTGTGGTTGCTTGATTACCTTCTCTGTCTCCTTATGAAGTACTGCTGCTTCATGTTTCCTCAACTGCTTAATGCTGAAGCTTATTTTATACAATCCtgaaatatgatggttaattattcgCAACATCGGTCAATTTGTGCCAGCATGAATCCTCTCTTGGGGCAAAACAGACCATATGTTGCTGATTACTTTCTTATGCATCACACAAATTAATGATTGAGCACTCGTATTTGGACTCCCCTTTGATTTCCCTGTCTTGAGTTCGATGTTCTTGTTTCTGCAGAAACTTAAAATTAATATATAAATTTTGCAGGTCGCTTTCAAAACAAAGGTGTTCCATCCAAACGTTAACAGCAATGGCAGTATCTGCCTTGATATCCTGAAGGAGCAGTGGAGTCCTGCATTGACTATTTCAAAGGTCAGTTTGCCATTCTTCCATTCTATTCCCGGTAAATCATAACAGATTTGCATCTTGAATTTGAGAATCGAACTAAACGTACTATGTTTTGCCGAGGTTGCAACCCCATGTTATGTACACCTGGTGGCTTAGTACAAAATTCAAAAGCAAATTTAGTTTAATGACTCAGTTCTAAACTAACTTATATTATGTGGGTATTTCTTTAGGTGCTCCTCTCAATCTGCTCCCTACTGACGGACCCAAACCCTGACGATCCATTGGTTCCGGAGATCGCTCACATGTACAAAGCTGATCGGGCAAAGTATGAGTCTACCGCAAGGAGCTGGACTCAGAAGTATGCAATGGGTTAACATTCTTCAACATGAGGAATTTGATGCACTTTTCAGATAATCCTGCTGTGTTCAACATTTAAGAAACAGCAAGAACCAAATTAAGCTAAGCTTATTGTAAATGAAGTGGTGGATGGTCTACTTCAAGTCTTCAGTGAGCATTCAAATGTTGCCTTTCTGTTCCTAAGTAACAACTGCGAGGCCGAGATCAGTTGTCTCCACCTTGTTCGGTCAATCGGTTGTCAAATGtgccttttcttttttgtttgttaGTAGTGACCCGATATTTGTATGGTAGATGGCATGAGTAACAGCGATTGCTTACCAAATTTTACCAGAACTAcctactaagggcatctccagcgggccgacgcattttggacgtccgaaatgtccgtttgcgttggcCCGTAGACGCGTTGTGGCCCAGGGCCCTGTAGACGCAttgtggcccagggcgaccgtttgtgtctggggtacctccagcggtgcggacgcatattttatccggggatagcgtcaagctcgctaatgtcgttttacgtcccgtcgaggactgccgccagcgattaactgttcctgcgcgacgacgatcgttcccgcgtgtgcccaatacattggcaagtttcgccgacGTTTCGCGCTCGGGAAAtgccctgcgcgccaacgccgtttcccgccccgccgtggctatatatggtggacaccggtggGGGCgatgggcacacctcaagctaaccctaccatccatccatggcggacCACATGAGTTGGGAGCACTTTGTTCACATGTGCCaccagctccacccggaggaggaggaggaggtagccgccgccggcgttgaggcccggCGGCTCGGacccggaggcggcggcggaggcggaggtcgcggaggcggcgAGCGCGCGGAAGGGTGTCTCGCGGCGACcggggcggagatcgccaacgccatggccgagctcgccgacgccagggctgagctcgcggaggcgcgggcggccatcgctgcccctccggccgacgccgtcatccacgacatcgcggacgacgacccccccGTGCCCACCtgcttcgagtgcgccggtgaccagcgggttctgctcgcgtccttcgagtccctggcttGGGACGCCCAGCGCCGCCAGGCTTGGTGTGGCAGAGGAGGAAGCCGCcagctatgcgatggccatggctcgggggttaatgtgctccgacctggactcgctccatcgtaggggcccttctcccgcgctggttgagcaggagaaccgggagctggaggtcgccatcgccgccagggacgaagctgtggcagaggcggctagggacagggcccgcttcatcgccgacgtggcggcgatccaggcggcggtccaggcgaacgaggacgccgcggcggcggcggtccaggcggcggcggaggaggaggaggcccgggcggcggcggaggcggcggctaccaAGGTGGCCATTGCCCAGGCGAtggccctgtgggacagctccctggccgaggccctcgaacgccgcaggcggcaggacgagatgtccgctcgccggcgtgcgcggcgtgtggagtgcaagaagcgctcccgcttcgacgacggtgccggcccttccggcggccagtagtagggcgcgcgactgcgagtaaccgaggccggtgtaggccgcgcgacggcgagtaggtacggccgttgtagttttaggttaactcgactaaccatctctgtaaagatggtccttttggccaatcaatagtaatgaaaaaatcttttgcttacctactcactgccgaccgggcccggatgtgCCCAACGCGGACAGATTCTGcggccgccgagcgtccgcggagacgcaaatctggcGCATATTTGGCCCAGGttcgcgtctccgcggacggcccggtcactttgcgtctccgtgcgcaagtgtgtggagttgcgaatatcttgcagggttgagatctgttgcattggctacaggaatcaatcgagagacttcgtcggcgtcatacaagttacctacaccatatcatcgattccctccgctgcatacaccattgtgttcatcaccaccgtcgcttactgagaagatcgggcaaccccttatcatcttggtatcagatttcagcgtttcctcggtaagccatccacaatccaccccatagttgagttgtgagtgttttcctatacagaaaaaggcataaaaagttagggttagggtttgccatagccttagattgcactaatttggagttttagttgttttttcgtagttgtttttgcgtatctttctctttcatctagtagaattgttagggtttgtgttttctctatcatctagtttatcatagtgtgtcagtttttgttactccgagtccacatagcgtacagtgtgcttgttcccaaccatagacatagcctatcgatataagtgactaggaacttccccagaagagactagttttaccgctcgacatgctgctcattagggttttggtgctttgcatatcttgttgggcgtgttatcaaggagttgagtcataaaaaaaaagagaaaatagaaaagaagcaaaaagagttacatagctgcgtgtgttatacaaaaagaaaaatccattaagaaaagtgaagtgctagttgaatcaagtgaaggcctaagttttctttactgcacctgtagttgagcaatcttgtgcctgtctcgttgagctttgctagcgtctctcgagtgctTTGCAAcccttcatccatatagttgcattgccacatttatcgccttgtgtgagtatctttggttgtctacgatcAACGCtacagcttgttattggtgcaaataggtagcctacctacagccccacatatatcctgcttagtcgtgtgattgttcttatacccttgatattcgcttcgctacatccgtgcactagtccgtcaatccaagttggtaagcaatactaattcactttggagcggtaagatttaccttgcttatcagttttgagtgagttgtgagcgtaccaccaaagatttttgtttagtgcactaacctactaatcatgtctactTCTGAGcttgatgtgatgcagaaaaaggatccaGCCTCACCGGTTACTTGGATGGAATATGAGGCACTTCGTGATCATCTAACACGTGAACTTCGTGTTACTACAGAGACATTTGATACTGAAATTCAGGGTGTCAACTTGAAGATCGATAAGGCTACTACGGCTATTAACACCGTTCAAACATCgatgacgactcttcaagcatctatgAATACTTTGACTCAAGCCGTCAATGAGATACGTACTATggtacaacaaccacaacaaccgcttgatgaagatggcagcgtCAATGGTGACAATGCGGATGCTGCTGCTCAAGGtattggtcgtggtcgtggtttgCCACGTGGAGTTAATCGCGGTTTTGCTGACCTTGGTGCGCGCCGTGTTCCTCCACAGCCgctagacgatggtttgggtaagcccaagttctcaattcccagatttgaaggtactactgatgttgaagaatatcttacatgggaactgAAAATTGAGCGATTATGGAGAttacatgactatactgaagataggaagatcaaacttgcttcctctgaatttgatggctatgcattgcgttggtgggatggacttgttcgtgctcgagaagaagatggtgagctgcctattatcacttgGCGTACTATGAAGGCAGcgatgagagctcgttttgttcctaccaattacttgcgttctgtgtttgataagttgacccaattgaagcaaggtgttatgacggttgatgcttactacatggatatggagatgcttatgcagcgtgcccgtgtccgtgagtctttgGAGATGACACTACAACGTTTCCTGAATGGGCTCAAGTttaatatcaaaggcattgtgcgtcatcacagctACACTACaatgaatgagctactacatcatgcaagagaagctgaatcacagttggctgaagaagctca includes:
- the LOC124691166 gene encoding ubiquitin-conjugating enzyme E2 28; the protein is MASKRILKELKDLQRDPPTSCSAGPVAEDMFHWQATIMGPSDSPYSGGVFLVTIHFPPDYPFKPPKVAFKTKVFHPNVNSNGSICLDILKEQWSPALTISKVLLSICSLLTDPNPDDPLVPEIAHMYKADRAKYESTARSWTQKYAMG